From a single Lewinella sp. LCG006 genomic region:
- a CDS encoding T9SS type A sorting domain-containing protein has protein sequence MMKYLLLPALLVSSLFLNAQSASYFINEISYAASNPTEKGFEIVGEAGSQLDGWSAVQYDAAGWQQKVDDLSNQIIPSQQNGYGTIWYDIEQGGDTGGLALVDPTGAVVQFVAYGPLSGDELLNGALDGAAAGVIPEYIGAVTDANSAMQLIGIGNLYPTFFWVSTQTSSLGQINDNQFFVSNLLGLQSSTSGANNLSEDAIEAVAWPNPTTDYLQVRLPELQVDVPRILCLYDQNGRQLIRRQVSNAPQQIQLELGDLPAGIYYLTVFSKDNQWQHEVVVN, from the coding sequence ATGATGAAGTATTTGCTATTGCCAGCCTTGCTGGTTTCTTCCTTGTTTTTGAACGCACAATCAGCGTCCTATTTTATTAATGAAATAAGCTATGCTGCAAGCAATCCAACCGAAAAAGGATTTGAAATTGTCGGTGAAGCTGGTAGTCAGTTAGATGGATGGTCAGCTGTGCAGTATGATGCTGCTGGCTGGCAACAAAAAGTAGATGATTTATCCAACCAAATAATTCCTAGTCAGCAAAATGGTTATGGTACCATTTGGTATGATATTGAACAAGGGGGAGATACGGGTGGTCTGGCCTTAGTTGATCCCACTGGAGCGGTCGTACAGTTTGTCGCCTACGGGCCATTAAGTGGTGATGAGCTACTAAATGGTGCACTTGATGGAGCCGCAGCTGGCGTCATCCCGGAATACATTGGTGCGGTCACTGATGCCAATAGTGCTATGCAATTGATAGGAATCGGCAACCTTTATCCTACCTTTTTTTGGGTAAGTACCCAAACGTCTTCGCTTGGGCAAATAAATGATAATCAGTTTTTTGTGTCAAATTTACTCGGTTTGCAATCAAGTACATCAGGCGCGAATAATCTATCTGAGGATGCTATAGAAGCAGTGGCTTGGCCCAATCCAACCACCGATTATCTTCAGGTCAGGTTACCTGAACTGCAAGTTGATGTGCCGCGCATCTTATGCTTGTACGATCAAAATGGTCGCCAGCTCATTCGTCGCCAAGTGAGTAATGCACCTCAGCAGATACAGTTGGAACTGGGAGATTTACCTGCCGGTATATACTACTTAACCGTTTTTTCTAAAGATAACCAGTGGCAACATGAAGTGGTCGTCAATTAA
- a CDS encoding M36 family metallopeptidase, translated as MNSYTLLHDNLLKPCSLLLVAFLFCTGLMAQKTYTTDEVKSILLKEKSDRMQAADFNDLAITAQYTDKVAGLTHVYVQQHYQGIPVVEAQGGLHFDGAGKLAYHVDHFVANLASKARQQNASLGAAEAVEAALGNLGIAADKLTLKTEKSANSYVFEQTAYTGMDIPARLVYLTNQSGDLTLAWEVGIYTLDENNYWQMYLDARSGRELSRQDMVIHCQFSKADGHDHTHGEACELNQPNSLEQILKNTTSNTASTAFSGTNFYRVYDAPIEAPTFGERTLVGTSGDPVASPLGWHNDGILQHNITKGNNVYAYQDPGPLSTGIPSIGGLPGQQPLVFDFDADLNLPPITFRDAAITNLFYWNNLIHDMLYPYGFTEAAGNFQSTNFGRGGAGNDAVLAEAQDGSGVDNANFLTLADGLPGRMQMFLWTGVPLIDGDFDSGVILHEYGHGISTRLTGGPAATCLGGDEQSGEGWSDFFGYMFTMNPNTVPAVFAEGRGIGSYVFGEAPDGDGIRPARYSTDFGVNDYTYGDLNNSEISAPHGVGFIWATMLWEMTAKLVDAYGYDTDVVNGNGGNNLAIQLVVTGLKLQPCSPTFVEQRDAILAADQLLYGGANKCLIWEAFAKRGLGFSAQSGTNSRGDEIEAFDMPPAYCLPSVEMTTEVTSLATNGETMEVKINVINNAETSIGGIKVTNQKPLGTSVVSASQPYSNSQGLMKFNNISVPANSTHTITIVLSVNSPSTAEMLLRDDLEANPFGWTASPGLNQFVWTTEDAFSGDYSFKTTNPDNLSNLTLTWNEPMNVTSGTHLRFAHRFNTEANFDGGLVEVSNDDGLTWTDLGPLFVENGYNNFVALADNPLINGFCFGGNSGTFIHSMADLSPFAGQTLRLRFRFASDVLTAAEGWFIDDVELVNDPYTATNTASFSMANGAVTGQATDEVLFIATNNAAAFQGATTTPQTAPNARNITSVETDNDFQLAPNPSATKVQIFRNNWTEAAASVRIMDARGQVVYAAQVKDQQASLDVSNWPAGIYLVQMQAGDELISKKLIVE; from the coding sequence ATGAATTCGTACACACTACTACATGACAACCTACTGAAGCCCTGCAGCCTGTTGTTGGTTGCTTTCCTGTTTTGTACAGGATTAATGGCGCAGAAAACCTACACCACAGACGAGGTAAAGTCGATACTGTTAAAGGAAAAGAGCGACCGTATGCAGGCTGCCGATTTTAATGATTTAGCCATTACTGCTCAGTATACGGATAAAGTAGCTGGGCTTACGCACGTTTATGTGCAACAGCATTACCAAGGCATTCCTGTGGTGGAAGCACAAGGTGGATTACATTTTGACGGCGCCGGGAAATTAGCCTACCATGTCGATCATTTTGTAGCCAATCTCGCCAGCAAAGCCCGCCAGCAAAACGCAAGTCTAGGGGCAGCCGAAGCAGTGGAAGCCGCATTGGGTAACCTGGGCATTGCCGCCGATAAACTTACCCTCAAAACAGAAAAAAGTGCTAACAGCTACGTCTTTGAGCAAACAGCTTATACAGGAATGGACATCCCTGCCCGTCTGGTCTATCTCACCAACCAGAGTGGTGATCTCACCCTCGCCTGGGAAGTAGGGATCTACACGCTCGACGAAAACAACTACTGGCAAATGTACCTCGATGCCCGCAGTGGCCGCGAGTTGAGCCGCCAGGACATGGTCATCCACTGCCAGTTTAGTAAAGCAGACGGCCACGACCACACCCACGGAGAAGCCTGTGAACTCAACCAGCCCAACAGCCTGGAGCAAATCCTGAAGAATACTACTTCAAATACGGCTTCTACCGCTTTTTCTGGCACCAACTTTTACCGCGTGTACGATGCACCTATAGAGGCCCCTACTTTCGGAGAACGCACCCTGGTAGGTACCAGCGGCGATCCGGTAGCTTCTCCATTAGGTTGGCACAACGATGGCATTTTACAGCACAATATTACCAAAGGCAACAATGTCTACGCGTACCAGGATCCCGGCCCGCTCAGTACCGGTATTCCTTCTATCGGTGGTCTGCCCGGCCAGCAGCCATTGGTTTTTGATTTTGATGCGGACCTCAATCTGCCTCCTATTACCTTCCGTGATGCTGCCATCACGAACTTGTTTTACTGGAATAACTTGATCCATGATATGTTGTATCCTTACGGTTTCACCGAAGCAGCAGGTAATTTTCAATCGACCAACTTCGGACGTGGTGGTGCTGGCAATGATGCCGTTTTAGCGGAAGCACAGGATGGTTCAGGTGTTGATAATGCCAATTTCCTTACCCTGGCAGATGGCTTGCCTGGCCGGATGCAGATGTTTCTCTGGACAGGAGTGCCCCTGATTGATGGTGACTTTGACAGCGGTGTTATTCTGCACGAATACGGTCACGGTATTTCTACTCGCCTGACGGGCGGCCCAGCAGCTACCTGCCTTGGTGGTGATGAGCAAAGTGGTGAAGGTTGGAGTGATTTCTTTGGCTATATGTTCACCATGAACCCCAATACGGTGCCTGCTGTATTTGCAGAGGGCCGTGGTATTGGTTCTTACGTTTTCGGTGAAGCACCTGACGGCGATGGTATTCGCCCTGCTCGTTACAGCACTGACTTTGGTGTCAACGATTACACTTACGGTGATCTGAACAATAGCGAGATTTCTGCGCCTCACGGTGTCGGGTTCATCTGGGCTACGATGCTCTGGGAGATGACGGCCAAATTGGTAGACGCCTACGGTTATGATACAGATGTAGTGAATGGCAATGGTGGCAACAACTTAGCGATCCAACTGGTGGTCACGGGCCTTAAACTACAGCCTTGTTCTCCCACTTTCGTGGAACAGCGTGATGCTATTCTGGCAGCTGATCAATTGCTTTATGGTGGCGCCAACAAGTGCCTGATCTGGGAAGCATTTGCCAAGCGCGGCCTGGGTTTCAGCGCACAGTCAGGTACCAACAGTCGCGGTGATGAGATCGAAGCTTTTGATATGCCTCCCGCTTACTGCCTGCCTTCAGTAGAAATGACCACAGAAGTAACCAGCTTGGCTACCAATGGTGAAACCATGGAAGTGAAGATCAATGTGATCAACAATGCGGAGACTTCAATTGGTGGTATCAAAGTAACCAATCAGAAGCCTTTGGGTACCAGTGTAGTGAGTGCTAGCCAGCCTTACAGCAATTCGCAGGGATTGATGAAGTTCAATAACATTAGTGTACCGGCAAACAGCACCCACACGATTACGATTGTATTGAGTGTCAACAGCCCTAGCACGGCCGAAATGTTGCTGCGTGACGACCTGGAAGCCAATCCTTTTGGCTGGACGGCATCTCCCGGTCTCAATCAGTTTGTCTGGACAACAGAGGATGCATTCAGCGGCGACTATTCTTTTAAGACCACAAACCCTGATAACCTCAGCAACCTCACCCTGACCTGGAACGAGCCCATGAACGTTACTAGCGGCACCCACCTGCGCTTTGCTCATCGTTTCAATACTGAAGCCAACTTTGACGGAGGCCTGGTAGAAGTCTCTAACGACGACGGATTGACCTGGACCGACCTCGGACCACTGTTTGTGGAAAATGGCTACAACAACTTCGTCGCATTAGCAGACAATCCGCTGATCAATGGTTTCTGCTTCGGCGGTAACTCTGGAACGTTTATTCATTCTATGGCGGATTTGAGCCCATTTGCTGGACAGACCTTGCGCCTGCGCTTCCGCTTCGCTTCGGATGTGCTGACTGCTGCCGAAGGATGGTTCATCGATGATGTAGAGTTAGTCAATGACCCTTATACCGCCACCAATACCGCTAGCTTCTCTATGGCCAATGGAGCCGTTACCGGACAAGCTACCGACGAAGTACTCTTCATTGCTACCAACAATGCAGCAGCATTTCAGGGAGCAACGACTACGCCACAAACGGCACCAAATGCTCGCAACATCACTTCGGTGGAAACCGACAACGATTTCCAACTAGCACCTAATCCAAGTGCTACCAAGGTGCAAATCTTCCGCAACAACTGGACGGAAGCAGCAGCCTCTGTACGAATCATGGACGCCCGTGGCCAGGTTGTTTATGCTGCACAGGTGAAGGATCAGCAAGCATCATTAGATGTAAGCAACTGGCCTGCAGGTATCTACCTGGTACAGATGCAAGCTGGCGACGAGCTAATCAGTAAGAAACTAATTGTCGAATAA
- a CDS encoding M36 family metallopeptidase: protein MKWSSIKNFQTYYFKNIVAISSLLCFCVLGNAQSLSGDKWMQEVENIVYSKLNITPFEGQVFRIGNEHRSTSSGLLHVYLQTYLHDLPVFESWADLHFDELGEVVFYNDELKRFSAEDVDVFKSLSIDNQFVNSLEVVLLAEGFSADETSVASRIIHQEPRLGWWVDDGLQLAVEVIFEQEGELWQIIYHAEKRAVLKRRKLTVSCDFGEAKCSDNSSHKVANNFKFNQKESSSLTGVFLGQYNYFTPGTPSPVYGNRTLVSAGDLIDPVAAPHGWHDADGDGTTTEYPYTQGNHVYAFYAPAGTIANPPPLAITREPISGAYLAGNVPFPAGNTLNFNYTSDLSSSNPQSYLEDAITNLFVWNNLCHDILYQHGFNEAAGNFQAINFTGGGGGDPVLARAQDGSGINNATFSTPADGSSPTMRMFLWDTELNGDFRDADFDNVIIAHEYAHGLSFRLVGGAGNVSCLGNFEQGGEGWSDFVALLLTIDEDDDGIVEETALGEGIRSIGNYVIKQGSGGRGIRSRFYSTNMDCPSSTCNDLTYDQLDQLQAPHGVGTLWCTMLWDMAWALINKYGFEPNWRLTNSTAGNIRALKIVIEGLKMTACNPSFPDMRDAVMAANTALYGSADEELLWEVFARRGLGVDAQAGGIASFDGLTLKIEKTVDKAEAEIGETVTYTLTVTNNTTQSLSQVQITDDFSPNLTVTNGQISNGGLRVGNSITWPAVSLAAGSTITRSFSGTITAMEGTTATFNDPIEGPSTAFVPVGQWIMDSGQTNPGSGSTLAWFHPSLPLLTESSLLLNVNLTGAANQLVFWQWFDLESGIDGGVIEIMDGSSWNDLGGKIREFPYTGFMYDALPTPIGIPIPFSTLSGRSGYTDYSGGWRRTVVDLSSYSGAQTLRFRYAADESTDTGECNGPASACEGWYLDDFFLLDIKSLLNEACVTSAQGYGSCDDVGEVGTIYYTPGALPVVWLMVTATAREDQISVDWKTEENGSNRGFWLERLSPAGEAWHRLSWIPAQFSGNYQYLDQEVEPGREYFYRLYQEDYSGDFSYSPIVSARLKGNSNPVFTVFPNPGKDRLVVSMENFSDVTYRLQIHDVYGRVWKDVQLSQQVEMTTESWPAGCYYLHFISGERVLSRKWIKE, encoded by the coding sequence ATGAAGTGGTCGTCAATTAAAAATTTTCAGACCTATTACTTCAAAAACATAGTAGCGATAAGTTCGCTACTATGTTTTTGTGTTTTAGGGAATGCGCAGTCTTTATCTGGTGATAAATGGATGCAAGAAGTAGAAAATATTGTTTATTCAAAATTGAATATTACTCCCTTTGAAGGGCAGGTGTTTCGAATTGGAAATGAGCATCGAAGTACTTCTTCTGGCTTATTACATGTTTATTTACAGACTTATCTCCATGACCTGCCCGTCTTTGAAAGCTGGGCTGATTTACACTTTGATGAGTTAGGGGAGGTCGTATTCTATAATGATGAATTAAAGCGATTTTCGGCGGAAGATGTTGATGTTTTTAAAAGTTTAAGTATTGACAATCAGTTTGTTAATTCGCTAGAAGTGGTGCTTTTAGCAGAGGGTTTTTCCGCTGACGAAACATCGGTAGCGTCAAGGATAATTCACCAGGAACCTCGCCTTGGCTGGTGGGTTGATGACGGTTTGCAACTGGCCGTTGAGGTGATTTTTGAACAAGAAGGGGAGTTGTGGCAAATCATTTACCATGCTGAAAAAAGAGCGGTTTTAAAGCGAAGAAAACTTACGGTGAGTTGCGATTTTGGTGAGGCAAAATGTAGTGATAATTCGTCGCATAAAGTAGCGAATAATTTTAAATTTAATCAAAAAGAGTCATCCAGTCTTACCGGTGTTTTTTTGGGGCAATACAACTATTTTACCCCGGGTACCCCGTCTCCTGTTTACGGTAATCGAACTTTGGTGAGTGCTGGGGATCTGATCGACCCGGTTGCTGCTCCTCACGGCTGGCACGACGCAGATGGAGATGGCACTACGACAGAATACCCCTACACCCAAGGCAATCATGTTTATGCCTTTTATGCTCCAGCGGGAACAATTGCTAATCCACCACCGCTGGCGATCACGCGGGAACCAATTTCCGGAGCTTATTTAGCAGGCAATGTGCCTTTCCCGGCAGGCAATACCCTCAATTTTAATTATACCTCAGATTTATCGTCCAGCAATCCACAATCTTACCTAGAGGATGCGATCACCAATCTTTTTGTCTGGAACAATTTATGCCACGATATTCTGTATCAACATGGCTTCAATGAAGCAGCAGGTAACTTTCAGGCAATCAACTTTACCGGAGGAGGAGGTGGTGACCCCGTTTTGGCGCGTGCCCAGGATGGTTCCGGTATCAACAACGCCACCTTCAGTACTCCAGCCGATGGCAGCAGCCCTACCATGCGTATGTTTTTGTGGGATACCGAACTCAATGGTGATTTTAGAGATGCTGACTTTGACAATGTGATCATCGCCCACGAATACGCGCACGGATTGTCTTTCCGTCTCGTTGGTGGTGCTGGAAACGTATCTTGCTTGGGCAATTTTGAGCAAGGAGGAGAGGGGTGGAGTGATTTTGTTGCACTCTTGCTCACGATTGATGAAGACGATGATGGAATTGTCGAAGAAACTGCCTTAGGGGAAGGCATTCGTTCTATCGGTAATTACGTCATCAAACAGGGTAGTGGCGGTAGAGGTATTCGTTCGCGTTTCTATTCTACCAATATGGACTGCCCTTCCTCCACCTGCAATGACCTCACCTACGATCAGTTGGACCAGTTGCAGGCACCTCACGGAGTGGGCACTTTGTGGTGTACCATGCTTTGGGACATGGCTTGGGCCTTGATCAATAAGTATGGCTTTGAACCCAATTGGCGACTTACCAATAGTACGGCTGGAAACATCAGAGCGTTAAAAATCGTCATTGAAGGTCTGAAGATGACGGCTTGCAATCCTAGTTTTCCTGATATGCGTGACGCTGTTATGGCTGCTAATACCGCCCTCTATGGCTCGGCGGATGAGGAATTACTTTGGGAGGTCTTTGCCCGCCGAGGCTTAGGCGTTGATGCCCAGGCCGGAGGAATCGCTTCTTTTGATGGCCTTACCCTGAAAATAGAAAAAACAGTGGACAAAGCGGAGGCTGAAATTGGCGAAACGGTTACCTATACGCTCACCGTGACGAACAATACCACTCAGAGCCTAAGCCAGGTACAGATAACCGACGATTTCTCTCCGAATCTCACCGTCACCAATGGTCAAATCTCTAATGGAGGCTTGCGGGTCGGCAATAGTATTACCTGGCCAGCAGTGAGTCTGGCTGCTGGGAGTACCATCACTCGTAGCTTCAGTGGCACCATTACTGCAATGGAAGGAACTACCGCTACCTTCAATGATCCTATAGAAGGACCCTCTACAGCCTTTGTTCCTGTCGGTCAATGGATCATGGACAGTGGACAGACGAACCCAGGGAGTGGTTCCACGCTAGCCTGGTTTCACCCTTCACTGCCATTGTTGACAGAAAGCTCTCTATTACTAAATGTTAACTTGACGGGGGCAGCCAACCAATTGGTTTTCTGGCAATGGTTTGATCTCGAAAGTGGTATTGATGGAGGAGTGATAGAAATCATGGATGGTAGCTCCTGGAATGACTTGGGCGGTAAAATCCGTGAGTTTCCGTACACGGGCTTCATGTACGATGCGCTCCCCACGCCCATTGGTATACCCATACCCTTTTCTACCCTTAGCGGGCGTTCAGGTTATACCGATTATAGCGGGGGCTGGCGCCGAACAGTGGTCGACCTTTCGTCGTATTCGGGCGCTCAAACCCTGCGATTTCGCTATGCTGCCGACGAATCTACGGATACCGGAGAGTGCAATGGCCCTGCTAGTGCTTGCGAAGGTTGGTACCTTGATGATTTCTTCCTTTTGGATATAAAATCACTCCTCAATGAAGCCTGTGTGACTTCCGCTCAAGGCTATGGAAGCTGCGACGATGTGGGAGAGGTCGGTACGATCTATTATACCCCGGGAGCCTTACCGGTTGTATGGTTAATGGTGACGGCTACCGCTCGCGAAGATCAGATCAGCGTCGACTGGAAAACCGAGGAGAATGGCTCGAATCGGGGGTTCTGGTTGGAACGTCTATCTCCCGCGGGAGAAGCTTGGCATCGATTGTCATGGATACCTGCCCAGTTTAGTGGAAATTACCAATACCTAGACCAGGAAGTAGAGCCAGGACGCGAATACTTTTACCGACTTTACCAGGAAGATTATAGTGGTGATTTTTCCTATTCGCCGATTGTTTCTGCTCGTTTAAAGGGGAACTCCAACCCCGTATTTACGGTTTTCCCTAACCCTGGAAAAGATAGGTTAGTGGTGAGTATGGAGAATTTTTCTGATGTCACTTATCGCCTACAAATTCATGATGTCTACGGGCGAGTATGGAAAGATGTTCAATTGAGCCAACAAGTTGAAATGACAACAGAAAGCTGGCCGGCTGGCTGCTATTATTTGCATTTTATTTCTGGAGAGAGGGTTTTATCAAGAAAATGGATAAAAGAATAA
- a CDS encoding T9SS type A sorting domain-containing protein yields MKNYTTTDTSKKLLTTLLAIFLVLGVTYTQVSFSTLLQEQAVGPDGLRRCSSVEVNAIRQLNNPGLPSIQVFEEWLAPKIAEYKAEKNKGPEKNLVIQIPVVIHILHNGEPIGTAPNITDAQALSQIQVLNEDFRKVFGSRGYNENPVGADLEIEFVMAQTAPDGSATNGINRRNINQDGVTVDDLENTIKPATIWEATEYMNMWSVKFVTPDDSTLGYAQFPEGSGLAGLPTSGESSTTDGVVIRYQSFGTSDLDDGTFILDAPYDLGRTATHEVGHWIGLRHIWGDGLGCNLGAPIPGCSCSEDDFCEDTPNSDMANYGCPEDKTSPCDLPNAPTADMVENYMDYSDDPCMNIFTQDQKTRARTVMLNSPRRMELPFSPALFPPQSYVAFTTARSSVSEGSSCNVRQVAVGLEISKIPTGTVTVTVAVVGGSADGDDYELTNNTIIFSSETSTSANLLVSIQEDSNIETLESINLEIIDVSGAGVAANYRQEHTLFLADDDDPPLLAGWQPNVTLFQEGFSAGLGSWTQQSIGGANVTWVAGSPMTGLVQSVYISRTDLPGNLHSYDGMTGANVMLISPLIDASSFSNLELSFDYVCFGEQDATSGDLFDYGTVLFSTDNGQNWTLIGEPLVNEPMATDMSLALPAAANGCANLRLAFRWENDELVALDPPLNIDNVRLRGSSRAPVSVQEEVNTSNPPAYDFGPFATLNVYDPNSGRLLMILENESDFDFGCTQVTIDRSRTSAGANAVTFWNNQTSDALAAKTFQVITENIPNTFQLVTARMYFTQAEIIAWEIATGRSRTQMQIVTVADHPISAVNSTNFGDFTIALEPTLYGTFNTSNITLEAQLNTFLNVGLGAGVAGSPLPVNLVSFEARLQENTRTQLQWVTAGEVDNDYFTVEHSTNGRDFTVIGEQKGAGDIDQEKSYQFYHDQPQAGQNYYRLTQYDYSGEFTYSPIKIVARTMSEMQVKAYPNPVRSNLTITPLATVLSDFEVRILDTRGGIVQNLTLSSGTSQTIDISRLQPGIYFLNWRSAASTGTTTIVKE; encoded by the coding sequence ATGAAAAACTACACGACTACTGATACCTCCAAAAAACTACTCACGACACTTCTGGCTATCTTTTTAGTGCTGGGAGTTACATACACCCAAGTTTCCTTTTCCACACTTCTCCAGGAACAGGCCGTTGGGCCCGATGGTCTGCGGCGCTGTTCCTCGGTGGAAGTAAATGCTATTCGCCAACTGAACAATCCCGGTCTGCCTTCGATCCAGGTTTTTGAAGAATGGCTGGCACCAAAAATTGCGGAATACAAAGCCGAGAAAAATAAGGGCCCAGAAAAAAACCTCGTCATTCAAATTCCGGTAGTGATTCATATTTTACACAACGGAGAACCGATTGGCACTGCGCCCAACATTACCGATGCTCAGGCTTTGTCTCAGATTCAGGTGTTGAACGAAGATTTTCGCAAGGTTTTTGGCTCGCGAGGGTACAATGAAAACCCCGTAGGTGCAGATTTAGAAATAGAGTTTGTGATGGCTCAAACGGCTCCCGACGGATCGGCCACCAACGGGATCAATCGCCGCAACATCAATCAGGATGGCGTGACGGTCGACGATCTGGAAAATACGATTAAGCCAGCTACCATCTGGGAAGCTACCGAATACATGAATATGTGGTCGGTGAAATTTGTGACCCCCGATGATAGTACCTTGGGTTATGCACAGTTTCCGGAGGGCTCCGGGCTAGCCGGTCTGCCGACCTCAGGCGAATCATCTACTACGGATGGCGTTGTTATTCGCTACCAAAGTTTTGGTACCAGTGATTTGGATGATGGCACTTTTATTCTCGATGCGCCTTATGATTTGGGCCGTACCGCTACCCACGAAGTAGGACATTGGATTGGCTTGCGTCATATTTGGGGCGATGGTTTGGGGTGTAATCTTGGTGCCCCCATCCCTGGTTGTAGCTGTTCTGAAGATGATTTTTGTGAGGATACGCCCAATTCCGATATGGCCAACTACGGCTGCCCCGAAGACAAGACTTCCCCCTGTGATCTGCCCAACGCACCCACTGCCGACATGGTTGAAAACTACATGGATTATAGTGATGACCCTTGTATGAACATTTTTACCCAGGACCAAAAGACACGTGCTCGTACTGTGATGCTGAATTCGCCACGCCGAATGGAGCTGCCTTTTTCACCAGCATTGTTTCCTCCTCAGTCTTATGTTGCTTTTACTACTGCTCGCAGTTCTGTTTCGGAAGGCAGCAGTTGCAACGTACGGCAAGTGGCTGTCGGGCTGGAAATTTCGAAAATTCCTACAGGTACTGTCACCGTAACGGTTGCTGTAGTAGGAGGCTCTGCCGACGGTGATGATTACGAATTGACAAATAATACCATTATTTTTTCATCAGAAACATCCACTTCCGCCAATCTTCTCGTAAGTATCCAAGAAGACTCAAATATAGAGACCTTGGAAAGTATTAACCTGGAAATTATCGACGTATCGGGTGCTGGTGTTGCTGCCAATTACCGTCAAGAACATACCCTGTTCCTTGCTGATGATGACGACCCTCCACTCTTGGCTGGTTGGCAACCTAACGTTACCTTGTTTCAGGAAGGATTTTCCGCTGGTTTGGGTAGCTGGACCCAGCAGAGTATTGGTGGGGCCAATGTTACTTGGGTAGCAGGGAGCCCTATGACGGGTTTAGTCCAAAGTGTTTACATCAGTAGAACCGATTTGCCGGGCAACTTGCATAGCTACGATGGTATGACGGGGGCCAATGTCATGTTGATTTCTCCGCTTATTGATGCTTCTTCCTTTAGCAATCTAGAACTTTCCTTTGATTATGTTTGCTTTGGTGAACAGGACGCTACTTCAGGTGATCTTTTTGACTATGGCACCGTACTTTTCTCTACCGATAATGGCCAAAATTGGACCCTCATCGGTGAGCCATTGGTCAACGAGCCTATGGCTACTGACATGTCGCTGGCTTTGCCTGCTGCTGCTAATGGCTGTGCCAATTTACGCCTAGCTTTCCGTTGGGAGAATGACGAATTGGTGGCTTTGGATCCGCCACTGAATATTGACAATGTTCGCCTTCGGGGTAGTAGCCGCGCACCCGTCAGTGTGCAAGAAGAAGTGAATACAAGCAACCCGCCCGCCTATGATTTTGGGCCATTTGCCACTTTGAATGTTTATGATCCCAACAGTGGTCGACTACTGATGATCCTCGAGAATGAGAGTGATTTTGACTTTGGTTGTACCCAAGTTACGATTGATCGTAGCCGCACTAGTGCAGGCGCCAATGCCGTAACATTTTGGAATAACCAAACCAGTGATGCCCTGGCTGCCAAGACTTTCCAAGTTATTACCGAAAATATTCCCAATACTTTCCAGTTGGTTACGGCTCGGATGTACTTTACCCAAGCAGAAATTATCGCCTGGGAAATTGCTACTGGCCGTTCCAGAACACAGATGCAAATAGTAACAGTCGCTGATCATCCCATTAGTGCAGTGAACAGCACTAACTTTGGCGACTTTACTATTGCGCTGGAACCTACCCTTTACGGAACTTTCAATACCAGCAATATTACCCTGGAAGCACAATTAAACACTTTTTTGAATGTGGGTTTGGGTGCTGGCGTTGCTGGATCACCACTACCGGTGAACTTGGTATCCTTTGAAGCCCGCCTTCAGGAAAATACAAGAACCCAATTGCAGTGGGTGACGGCTGGCGAGGTGGACAACGATTATTTTACCGTAGAGCATTCCACCAACGGCCGTGACTTTACGGTAATTGGCGAACAAAAAGGTGCTGGCGATATTGATCAAGAAAAAAGCTATCAATTTTATCACGATCAACCACAAGCTGGCCAGAATTATTATCGCCTTACTCAATATGACTATTCGGGCGAATTTACCTATTCACCCATAAAGATAGTAGCGCGAACAATGTCAGAAATGCAGGTGAAAGCTTACCCTAATCCGGTAAGATCGAACCTGACGATTACGCCATTGGCTACGGTGTTGTCGGATTTCGAAGTCAGGATTTTGGACACCCGGGGGGGAATTGTCCAAAACTTGACTTTGTCATCCGGAACATCTCAAACCATAGATATCAGTCGGCTTCAGCCAGGAATTTATTTTCTAAACTGGCGATCCGCAGCATCTACGGGAACAACAACAATTGTTAAAGAATAA